Below is a window of Mycobacterium dioxanotrophicus DNA.
TGATGTTGTCGTCGAATCTGTTGTAGCCATAGGTGATTGCCAGATTGCCCACGCCTCCGGCGCCGATCGATCCGGCGATGGCCGAGTACTCGATCATCGCGATGACGTTGACCGTCAGGGCCCCTGCGAGGGCGGGCAGCGCCTCGGACAGCTGCACGGTCCGGATGACCTGAAGCGTGGTGCCGCCCGAGGCCTGGCCCATGTCGGTGACGTCGGATCGCACCTCGCGCAAGGCGTTCTGAACGAGCCGCGCGAAGAACGGCACACCCGCGGTCGTCATCGGAACGATCGCGGCCGGGATACCGACCGTGGTGCCGACGATGAACCGGGTCACCGGGATGATCGCTGCCATCAGGATCAAGAACGGCAGCGATCGCCCGATGTTGACGATCGTGTTGAGCGTGGTGAACACCCGCGGATTCGGATACAGCCCCAGCGGTGAGGCGTTGTGCAGCGTGACACCGAGCGGCGTGCCGATGATGATGACGAGGACCATCGTGATGCCGACCATCAGCCAGGTCTCCCCGTACGCGGGCAGCAGCAGATCGGGCACGTGTTGCCACGGCGTGCTGAAGTCCTCCTGGGCCGCGACGGTGACGGACGGGGTCACGCCGCCTCCCGACGGGAGCTGATCTGGGCCGTGCGGACATGCAGCCCGCGGTCTCTCAGATGATCCGCGAAACCTGTTGGAGCTGACGGTGAGATCGCCAGCACCGCCCGTCCGACCGCGACCCCGCGGATGGCCTCGACACTGGCGGACAACACGTCGACCCGCAGGCCCGAGATACCCGGGACACTGTGGACGGCGGTCAGCCAGTCCAGCGGCACCCGACGCGAGGCGTAGGAGACTTCCCAGATGTCGGCCGGGCCGTCCGGCGTCACGGCGGGGCGCTCGGGGAGCAACTCACGGGCCAGGGCCGAATCCGGATCCAGGATGATGTCGGTGACCGAACCGTGTTCGACGATGCGGCCACCGTCGATGCGGGCCACCGAGTCGGCGATTTCGCGCACCACTTCCATCTCGTGCGTGATCAGGATGACGGACAGACCGAACTCGTCACGAAGGTGGCTGAGCAGGGCGAGGATTGACTTCGTGGTGGACGGGTCGAGTCCCGCGGTGGCCTCGTCGGACAACAGCACCGACGGTCGCAGCGCCAGCGCGCGGGCGATCCCGACCCGCTGCTTCTGACCTCCGGACAGTTGAGCGGGAAAGTACCCGCTGCGGTCGGCGAGCCCCACCCGGTCGAGCAGCTCGCCGACCCGGCGGTCGATGGAGGCGTCGGTGGCGCGCAGGTACTCCAACGGCAACGCGACGTTCTGTGCGACGGTGCGGCGGCGCAGCAGGGGCGCGCTCTGGAAGATGACGCCGATGTCGCGGCGCGCGGCGATCAGTTCGGCGCCGTCGAGCCGCGCGAAGTCCTTGCCGTCGACCCGCACGGTGCCGCTGCTCGGGCGCTCCAGGAAGCTCACGCAGCGCGACAGCGTGCTTTTGCCCGCACCGCTGGGCCCGACGACCGCCAGAATCTCACCACTGCCGACGGACAACGAGATGTCGTCGAGGACAGTACGGTCCCCGAAACGTTTGGTGAGGCTCTCGATCTCTATCACGGACGCTCTCTGGGTCGATGCGGACACGTCGGCGCAGCACTGCGCGGGGGATGGTCGGACACTTGCCGACAGCCCGCAATGTACGCGCGAGGGTGCGCCCGCCACAGGGTAGAAATCGAATTGATTGAAAGTGCCCGAGGCAGGTTTGCTTACCGCGCACCTGGATTCGCATGGATCCTGCGCGGTTCACCGCTAAGGCAGTGGGGCACAGGGCAATCCGTGACAGGCTGCGGCAGCACGTGAGAACGGCTCATGGCGTGGCCAGTTCCGAGGCCGTCGCCGGGAATCGGTTGGCGCTCAGCGCGGTCGCCCGCGTCGACGCGCATCCGGCCCGCAGCTGCTACGTGGTCGCTCGGCGGTCGAGGAGGTGGTCGACGCGCGACATCCATCGGATCATCGCGGCATAGTCGGCCTCGGCTCGCGCTTTTTTGACCTGCTGATAGGCAGTGAATATCTGGCTATCGAGCGTGGAAACCAAGTTGATCATTTGCCTGTCCTTCCGATCACCGTGACCGCAAGGACGGCGCAAGCTGCGGACAGCTCTCCGCATTGACAGCGAACCCAGTCATGATGGACAGCTCCTCGTCACCCATCCTCGCCAAACATCTTTGTATTCCCCGAATCACCGCTGCTTAATCCCACTGTCAACGCGTTCGGCGGTCATATCTCGGCGTTCGTGCCGCGCCGAGCCGTCGGCAGCGCGAGCACGTGACCGGCCCTACGCGGCCTGCCGGCGTCGAACGAAATCGGTTGTCGGCATTGTGCATCCGGCGGCGTGGTGACGGCATGGCGGCGCGGTGGCCGTCTCTGTTCTAGTCGCCCGCCAACTTCTTGCATTCCAAGGTGGTGATCGACCGAAGCCGCCACGTGGTATCAGGCGTTTCCGCGAGCTGCAGCAACGCCTCGTCCAACGTCTCCACGACCGGCAGCCCTAGCCCGGTTGCGGTGGGCAACACCAGCTTAACGGCGTCACTTGCCACCAAGACCCAATCCCGCCCGCTTTGACGGCACTCCGCCGCGAAACGGAGTATTGCCCTGAAACCGGCGAAGTTGACGAAGCCCACACCGCTGCAGTCGAGGACCAACGGACGGCCGACGTGCACGAATCCGATCAAGTAGCGGCTGACACGACGGACGCTGCGAGCGTCGATCTCACCGCCGACTTCGATGACCACCGCGGGGGGCCGCGGATAACTGCACAGCCGCACACCGAGCGCGGGCGGAGAAGTCGAGATGCGGGTGAGTTTAGGACCGGTGTAGGTCATAGCAACCCCTTGATGATCGGTGCGCATCGTCGCACCCCGGGCTTTGTTCTCAAGTCCGACGATGGACAAAGCTGACTTAGATTTACCCGTTCCCTGCGCGTCTATTCCTTCTTGTCCTCTTCGTGACCCACGCCGCGGGCCTGAGATTGCTTGCTGCTGTCGGCAGCTCGAATGTGCGATCGTGGGCGGGTGGCCGCCGTCGATGTCCGCCCCGTGCACAAACCCGACGTGAGGCAGCTCGCTGCCGTGCTGGCGCGCGCCTTTTACGACGACCCGGTGATGAAGTGGATGCTGCCCGAGGACGCCCGTCGCCGCAGGGGGCTGGTGCCGATGTTCGCGACCATGACCCGTCACCACTTCCTGGCCGGCGGCGGCAGCGAGGTGGCCGCCCGCGCAGGACGGATCGGGGCTGCCGCGCTGTGGGATGCGCCGGGACGGTGGCGACACACGCGGCTAGAGCAGCTGTTGATGATGCCGACGTTTCTGCGGGCGTTCGGGCGGCGGGGCACCCGCGGTCAGCAGATCGAGGCGCTGATGAAGGAGCACCATCCGGAGGAGCCGCATTGGTATCTGGCGGTGATCGGCAGTGACCCCAGCGTCCGGGGCGGCGGCTTGGGCCATGCGTTGATGCGGTCGCGGCTGGATCGCGTCGACGCCGAGCACGCGCCTGCGTATCTGGAGTCCAGCAATCCGGACAACGTTCCGTACTACCTGCGGTTCGGATTCGAGGTGACCGGCGAGATCCGGTTGCCCGACGGTGGCCCATCGCTGACCGCGATGTGGCGGCAACCACGGTAGAGCTCGGCTCAGCTCCAGGAGTACTCGGCGCGCAGGCGGGCGGCGACCACCTCGAACTGCTCACGGGCGAGGATCGCGCCTTCGCGGCGGATGCTCTCTTCGGGTACGTCGAGCACGCGGTCCAACCGGACCCAGCTGGCGCGGCCGTCGTAGTCCCAGCTGCCGGTGCCGATGCCGACCCAGTGGGGTTCGTTGCGGTGGTACTCCTGGCTGGACAGCATCAGGCCGAGCAGGGTCCGCTGGTCGCGCCCCACGACCAGGACCGGGCGGTCCTTGCCTTTGGTCGGGTCGTCCTCGTAGACCACCCAGGTCCACACGATCTCGCCGGGATCGGCGCGGCCATCGAGATCGGGTGCGTAGATCAGCCGGCGGGCCCGGTGCGAGGTCGGAACACTGTGCTGTGAGACCGGTCGACCTGCGGTGATGGCCGGAGTGCGGTCCACCTGGCTGCCCGCGAGCACCTCGAGCCCGAGCTTGATGCCCTGCTGGATCCCCTGTTGGACGGTGCGCGGCACGGTCTCGGGATTCTGCAGTTGGCGGATGAATTTCGGCGCCTCGTTGAACATGAGGTTTTCCGCAAAGCGTTGAAACGCCTTCCACTGCGACGCCATGGTGTCGAGCATAGGGCAGGAACTGCCGCCGCGATTGTGTCGTGGGGGTGGGTGCTCGATACCCTGGATGGGCACACCACGTGCTCGACACCCACGCTCACCAGGAGATTCCCATCAGCAGTTTCGCCGACAAGACGTTCACTGCGCCGGCGCAGATTCGGAACTTCTGCATCATCGCCCACATCGACCACGGCAAGTCGACGTTGGCCGACCGGATGCTGCAGCTCACCGGCGTCGTCGACGACCGGTCGATGCGTGCGCAGTACCTCGACCGGATGGACATCGAGCGCGAACGCGGCATCACCATCAAGGCCCAGAACGTGCGGCTGCCGTGGCAGGTCAACGGCGAAGATCACGTGTTGCACCTGATCGACACACCTGGCCACGTCGACTTCACCTACGAGGTGTCGCGCGCGCTGGAGGCCTGCGAGGGGGCGGTGCTGCTGGTCGACGCCGCACAGGGCATCGAGGCGCAGACCCTGGCCAACCTGTACCTGGCCCTCGACCGGGACCTGACCATCATCCCGGTGCTCAACAAGATCGATCTGCCCGCCGCGGACCCCGAGCGCTACGCCGGTGAGCTCGCCCACATCATCGGCTGCGAGCCGTCCGATGTGCTGCGCGTGTCCGGCAAGACCGGCGAGGGCGTGGCGGAGTTGCTCGACGAGGTGGTGCGGCAGGTGCCTGCGCCGACCGGCGACGCCGACGCACCGACCCGCGCGATGATCTTCGACTCGGTCTACGACATCTACCGGGGCGTGGTGACCTATGTCCGGGTGGTCGACGGCAAGATCGTCCCGCGCGAGAAGATCGCCATGATGTCCACCGGCGCGACCCACGAACTGCTCGAGGTCGGCATCGTCTCACCCGAACCGAAGGCCAGCGCGGGCCTCGGGGTGGGGGAGGTCGGTTACCTCATCACCGGTGTGAAGGACGTCCGACAGTCCAAGGTCGGTGACACCGTGACCACGGCCCGGGGTGGCGCCAAGGAGGCCCTGACCGGCTACCGCGAACCGAAGCCGATGGTCTACTCGGGCCTGTACCCGGTGGACGGTTCGGACTATCCGGATCTGCGCGATGCGCTGGACAAGCTGCAGCTCAACGATGCGGCATTGACCTACGAGCCGGAGACGTCGGTGGCGCTGGGCTTCGGGTTCCGCTGCGGCTTCCTGGGGTTGCTGCACATGGAGATCACCCGCGAGCGCCTGGAGCGCGAGTTCGATCTCGACCTGATCTCCACCTCGCCCAACGTCGTGTACCGCGTCATCAAGGACGATGGATCGGAGATCGTGGTGACCAACCCGTCGGACTGGCCCGAGGGCAAGGTCCGCGAGGTCTACGAGCCGGTGGTCAAGACGACGGTGATCGCGCCAA
It encodes the following:
- a CDS encoding type II toxin-antitoxin system PemK/MazF family toxin, whose amino-acid sequence is MLDTMASQWKAFQRFAENLMFNEAPKFIRQLQNPETVPRTVQQGIQQGIKLGLEVLAGSQVDRTPAITAGRPVSQHSVPTSHRARRLIYAPDLDGRADPGEIVWTWVVYEDDPTKGKDRPVLVVGRDQRTLLGLMLSSQEYHRNEPHWVGIGTGSWDYDGRASWVRLDRVLDVPEESIRREGAILAREQFEVVAARLRAEYSWS
- a CDS encoding methionine ABC transporter permease, whose product is MTPSVTVAAQEDFSTPWQHVPDLLLPAYGETWLMVGITMVLVIIIGTPLGVTLHNASPLGLYPNPRVFTTLNTIVNIGRSLPFLILMAAIIPVTRFIVGTTVGIPAAIVPMTTAGVPFFARLVQNALREVRSDVTDMGQASGGTTLQVIRTVQLSEALPALAGALTVNVIAMIEYSAIAGSIGAGGVGNLAITYGYNRFDDNIMIATAVTLIITIQVVQFVGDRVVKALTR
- a CDS encoding GNAT family N-acetyltransferase, which encodes MCDRGRVAAVDVRPVHKPDVRQLAAVLARAFYDDPVMKWMLPEDARRRRGLVPMFATMTRHHFLAGGGSEVAARAGRIGAAALWDAPGRWRHTRLEQLLMMPTFLRAFGRRGTRGQQIEALMKEHHPEEPHWYLAVIGSDPSVRGGGLGHALMRSRLDRVDAEHAPAYLESSNPDNVPYYLRFGFEVTGEIRLPDGGPSLTAMWRQPR
- a CDS encoding STAS domain-containing protein; translated protein: MTYTGPKLTRISTSPPALGVRLCSYPRPPAVVIEVGGEIDARSVRRVSRYLIGFVHVGRPLVLDCSGVGFVNFAGFRAILRFAAECRQSGRDWVLVASDAVKLVLPTATGLGLPVVETLDEALLQLAETPDTTWRLRSITTLECKKLAGD
- a CDS encoding methionine ABC transporter ATP-binding protein, whose product is MIEIESLTKRFGDRTVLDDISLSVGSGEILAVVGPSGAGKSTLSRCVSFLERPSSGTVRVDGKDFARLDGAELIAARRDIGVIFQSAPLLRRRTVAQNVALPLEYLRATDASIDRRVGELLDRVGLADRSGYFPAQLSGGQKQRVGIARALALRPSVLLSDEATAGLDPSTTKSILALLSHLRDEFGLSVILITHEMEVVREIADSVARIDGGRIVEHGSVTDIILDPDSALARELLPERPAVTPDGPADIWEVSYASRRVPLDWLTAVHSVPGISGLRVDVLSASVEAIRGVAVGRAVLAISPSAPTGFADHLRDRGLHVRTAQISSRREAA
- the lepA gene encoding translation elongation factor 4 encodes the protein MGVGARYPGWAHHVLDTHAHQEIPISSFADKTFTAPAQIRNFCIIAHIDHGKSTLADRMLQLTGVVDDRSMRAQYLDRMDIERERGITIKAQNVRLPWQVNGEDHVLHLIDTPGHVDFTYEVSRALEACEGAVLLVDAAQGIEAQTLANLYLALDRDLTIIPVLNKIDLPAADPERYAGELAHIIGCEPSDVLRVSGKTGEGVAELLDEVVRQVPAPTGDADAPTRAMIFDSVYDIYRGVVTYVRVVDGKIVPREKIAMMSTGATHELLEVGIVSPEPKASAGLGVGEVGYLITGVKDVRQSKVGDTVTTARGGAKEALTGYREPKPMVYSGLYPVDGSDYPDLRDALDKLQLNDAALTYEPETSVALGFGFRCGFLGLLHMEITRERLEREFDLDLISTSPNVVYRVIKDDGSEIVVTNPSDWPEGKVREVYEPVVKTTVIAPSEFIGTIMELCQSRRGELGGMDYLSPERVELRYTMPLGEIIFDFFDSLKSRTRGYASLDYEEAGEQQADLVKVDILLQGEAVDAFSAIVHKDSAAAYGNKMTTKLKELIPRQQFEVPVQAAIGSRIIARENIRAIRKDVLSKCYGGDITRKRKLLEKQKEGKKRMKTIGRVEVPQEAFVAALSTDAAGDKAKK